In one window of Pseudoalteromonas sp. N1230-9 DNA:
- a CDS encoding AraC family transcriptional regulator, translating into MIDTNHQEIAKPLAQKIMLFANKAGDITSHTPELTLHIRNAPTDPLHCIYTLSLAVVLQGAKMLSVENSVLSCSGGQTMLTTFDLPVVSHVTEATRHQPFVAMVLKLDYNLILQTAAELKLPKQSRNETFEPISIHNIDAGLTDALTRLFELEYNPALRDGLQPLLMKEIVIRLLQGSHGPHLRKLASEGSPSSHIVRVVSWLKTNFMRPVQIDELAKQAHMSSSTFRQHFKTITGTSPLQYLKTLRLQEARDQMLINGLDAGQASGVVGYESPSQFSREYSRLFGLPPQKDMQRLRQQQI; encoded by the coding sequence ATGATAGACACCAACCATCAAGAGATTGCTAAACCGCTCGCGCAAAAGATTATGTTATTCGCTAATAAAGCGGGTGATATTACCTCTCATACGCCAGAGCTCACATTGCACATTCGTAACGCACCAACCGATCCCTTGCATTGTATTTACACATTAAGCCTTGCGGTGGTGCTGCAAGGTGCAAAAATGCTTTCAGTTGAAAACAGTGTACTGTCCTGCTCTGGTGGGCAAACCATGTTAACGACTTTCGATTTACCCGTGGTATCCCATGTGACCGAAGCAACACGCCACCAGCCATTTGTTGCCATGGTACTAAAGCTTGATTACAACTTAATTTTGCAAACAGCCGCAGAACTTAAACTGCCAAAGCAATCACGCAACGAAACGTTTGAGCCGATTTCTATTCATAATATCGATGCAGGCCTAACAGATGCACTCACTCGGTTATTTGAGCTTGAATATAACCCTGCACTTCGCGACGGCTTACAGCCATTACTCATGAAAGAAATTGTTATTCGCCTTTTACAGGGATCTCATGGGCCTCACCTTAGAAAACTGGCATCAGAGGGGTCACCAAGTAGTCATATCGTTAGAGTTGTGAGCTGGCTTAAAACCAACTTTATGCGCCCAGTACAAATTGACGAGTTAGCAAAACAAGCGCATATGAGCTCATCAACATTTCGCCAACACTTTAAAACCATTACTGGCACCAGCCCATTGCAGTATTTAAAAACCTTACGCTTACAAGAAGCTCGCGATCAAATGCTGATCAATGGTCTTGACGCTGGTCAAGCAAGTGGTGTGGTCGGTTACGAAAGCCCTTCGCAATTTAGTCGCGAGTACAGCCGTTTATTTGGCCTGCCTCCGCAAAAAGATATGCAAAGGTTAAGGCAACAACAAATTTAA
- a CDS encoding flavodoxin family protein — translation MIKWLFIILAVVVLGLLSLVIWVTQTEKSQHAKNSLRLQDAEPKITLDAKTAVVVFSRSGNTGVLADHIAQKHNAELFEITATDYELGIPGWIAALNDARSKVATITPSNINLDKYHTIYLGSPIWLYSPAPPIWQFAKNNDFSGKNVILFNTFNSKFEQHFIDDFEKLVRANGAKTFSHRYVNRGRMGSQISSQDMLDKFDSQDN, via the coding sequence ATGATTAAATGGCTATTTATAATACTCGCAGTAGTCGTATTAGGGCTTTTATCTCTTGTCATTTGGGTCACACAAACCGAAAAATCACAGCATGCTAAAAACAGCTTACGTCTACAAGATGCTGAGCCGAAAATTACGCTTGATGCAAAAACAGCCGTTGTGGTTTTTTCTCGCTCTGGGAATACTGGGGTTTTAGCGGATCACATAGCGCAAAAGCATAACGCGGAGCTGTTTGAGATAACGGCTACCGATTACGAGTTAGGTATTCCTGGTTGGATAGCCGCTCTAAACGATGCCAGAAGCAAGGTAGCAACAATTACCCCGAGCAATATTAACCTTGATAAGTATCACACCATTTATTTAGGCTCGCCTATTTGGCTTTATAGCCCTGCACCACCGATTTGGCAGTTTGCAAAAAATAATGACTTTTCAGGTAAAAATGTGATTTTATTTAATACCTTTAACAGTAAGTTCGAACAGCATTTTATTGATGATTTTGAAAAGCTAGTTCGGGCAAATGGCGCAAAAACGTTTTCTCACAGGTACGTGAATCGTGGCCGTATGGGCTCTCAAATTAGTAGCCAAGATATGCTTGATAAATTTGACAGCCAAGATAACTAA
- a CDS encoding alpha/beta hydrolase: protein MNIQTVSIQNHDMAWAISALVLTPANFDESKTYPTMISVHPFGSCKEQTSSSVYGKALAEAGYVVIAFDASYQGQSGGTPRFIENPSQRVEDISHVIDYAVTLPYVDNERIGSIGVCGGGAYVFNSALTEKRVKAVVGITPVNLGRLFREAFTEFNPVGALEAMAAQRTAEALGGDLQVNELLPPSIEFARDNGLTERDVFEATDYYKTSRGQSEGGATRMLFSHAQKTLTWDAFAFAETLMTQPMMAVIGQKVGAFGAYRDGKEIYGKSFASKDRQLVELEDWSHYDLYDNPEPVALAMQQILPFLTKHL, encoded by the coding sequence ATGAACATTCAAACAGTTAGTATTCAAAACCACGATATGGCATGGGCTATCTCAGCACTTGTTTTAACACCTGCTAATTTTGATGAGTCAAAAACCTACCCAACCATGATCAGTGTTCACCCATTTGGTAGCTGTAAAGAACAAACCTCGAGTAGTGTATATGGTAAAGCACTTGCTGAAGCGGGTTATGTGGTTATTGCCTTCGATGCCAGCTATCAAGGTCAATCTGGCGGTACACCTCGCTTTATTGAAAATCCATCACAACGCGTTGAAGATATTAGCCATGTTATTGATTATGCAGTGACACTCCCTTATGTCGATAACGAGCGTATTGGCAGCATTGGGGTATGTGGTGGTGGTGCTTATGTGTTTAACTCAGCACTGACTGAAAAGCGCGTGAAAGCCGTTGTGGGCATCACACCAGTTAATTTGGGTCGTTTATTTAGAGAAGCATTCACCGAGTTTAACCCAGTCGGCGCACTTGAAGCGATGGCAGCACAACGGACTGCCGAAGCACTTGGTGGTGATTTACAAGTTAACGAATTACTCCCACCAAGCATTGAATTTGCCCGCGACAATGGCCTGACTGAACGTGATGTTTTCGAAGCGACCGATTACTACAAAACATCGCGTGGTCAAAGCGAAGGTGGCGCAACACGTATGTTATTTTCTCATGCACAAAAAACCCTCACGTGGGATGCTTTCGCGTTTGCCGAAACATTAATGACTCAACCTATGATGGCTGTAATTGGTCAAAAAGTAGGGGCATTTGGCGCGTACCGTGACGGTAAAGAAATTTACGGAAAGTCATTTGCATCAAAAGACCGACAACTCGTTGAACTAGAAGATTGGTCGCACTATGACCTGTACGATAACCCTGAGCCAGTTGCGTTAGCGATGCAGCAAATACTGCCTTTTTTAACCAAGCATTTATAA
- a CDS encoding alpha/beta hydrolase produces the protein MNKVTFPNTNGLDITIAGLLNLPADFDETKSYPAVVVSHPGGGVKEQTAGTYARKLAEQGFVAIAYDASYQGESTGEPRQLENPHVRTEDVSAVIDYLTTLPYVDNDRIGAMGICAGAGYTANAAINDRRIKAVGTVSMVNIGQMFRNGWDNNVKDSDAIPYIQAGSDSRTSDASGNDIATIPMAPLKEEDAPNEELRQAWEYYHTDRAAYCTAPGFATARSLNQIITYDAFFKAEAFLTQPLLTVVGSNAGSKWMSDDLMARAASSSKNMHIVEGANHMDLYDGESEITEAISVLAPFFTSNL, from the coding sequence ATGAACAAAGTTACTTTTCCAAACACTAACGGTTTAGATATTACTATCGCTGGTTTATTAAATTTACCTGCTGATTTTGATGAAACTAAAAGCTATCCAGCCGTTGTCGTATCGCACCCAGGTGGTGGTGTTAAAGAGCAAACAGCAGGGACTTACGCACGTAAACTAGCTGAGCAAGGTTTTGTCGCTATTGCGTACGATGCATCTTACCAAGGTGAAAGCACTGGTGAGCCACGCCAACTTGAAAACCCACATGTTCGTACCGAGGATGTGAGTGCAGTAATCGATTACTTAACGACCTTACCTTATGTAGATAATGATCGCATTGGCGCAATGGGTATCTGTGCGGGTGCAGGTTACACCGCAAATGCTGCAATTAACGACCGCCGTATTAAAGCCGTTGGCACAGTAAGCATGGTAAATATTGGCCAAATGTTCCGTAATGGCTGGGATAACAATGTAAAAGACAGCGACGCTATCCCATATATCCAAGCTGGCTCTGATTCTCGCACATCGGATGCAAGTGGTAACGACATTGCGACTATTCCAATGGCACCGCTGAAAGAAGAAGATGCACCAAACGAAGAACTTCGCCAAGCGTGGGAGTACTATCACACAGACCGCGCCGCTTATTGCACTGCACCGGGTTTTGCGACTGCACGCAGCTTAAATCAAATCATCACTTATGATGCATTCTTTAAAGCTGAAGCATTTTTAACGCAACCATTACTGACCGTTGTCGGCAGCAATGCAGGCAGCAAGTGGATGAGCGATGACCTAATGGCGCGCGCTGCATCAAGCAGCAAAAACATGCACATCGTTGAAGGTGCAAACCACATGGATTTATATGATGGCGAAAGTGAAATCACTGAAGCCATCAGCGTATTAGCCCCATTCTTTACAAGCAATCTGTAA
- a CDS encoding NAD(P)-dependent alcohol dehydrogenase yields the protein MMPSQVKGYAAHSSESDLVPYSFERRDLRADDVEIEILYCGICHTDIHHVRGDWGPEEYPMVPGHEIIGRVLKVGEGVTKFIVGQSVGVGCLVDSCRECGSCEHHQEQYCDEFVPTYGSRDRHDGTLTFGGYSDKIVVSERFVLSIPENLNLAGAAPLLCAGITMYSPLKRWNISAGKKVAVIGLGGLGHMGIKLAKAMGAEVTLFSRSKGKEEDAYRLGADHVVISSSESQMLSVKSSFDLIIDTVPYNHDVNPYLKTLAPDGALVLVGFFGALEPTVQTAALIARGKTLTGSLIGGLEETQQMLDFCGEHNVTADIEMLDIKDINLAYERLLKSDVKYRFVVDMNSIK from the coding sequence ATGATGCCTTCACAAGTTAAAGGGTATGCTGCCCACTCATCAGAATCAGATCTGGTTCCTTATTCATTTGAAAGACGTGATCTTCGAGCCGATGACGTTGAAATTGAAATATTATATTGTGGTATTTGCCACACAGATATCCATCATGTACGAGGTGATTGGGGGCCAGAGGAATACCCAATGGTGCCTGGTCACGAAATCATTGGTCGCGTCCTGAAAGTTGGCGAGGGTGTGACAAAATTTATCGTCGGCCAATCTGTTGGTGTTGGCTGCTTAGTTGACTCATGCCGCGAATGTGGTTCATGTGAGCATCATCAAGAGCAATACTGCGATGAATTTGTGCCAACTTATGGTAGCCGCGATAGGCACGATGGCACGTTAACTTTTGGTGGTTACTCAGATAAAATCGTTGTGTCTGAACGATTTGTTTTAAGCATCCCCGAAAACTTGAATCTTGCAGGCGCTGCACCTTTATTGTGTGCGGGTATTACCATGTATTCACCATTAAAACGTTGGAACATCAGCGCTGGTAAAAAAGTGGCGGTTATCGGCCTTGGCGGTCTTGGGCACATGGGAATTAAACTAGCTAAAGCTATGGGCGCAGAAGTCACCCTGTTTAGTCGTTCAAAAGGGAAAGAGGAAGATGCTTATCGGTTAGGTGCTGACCATGTGGTTATATCAAGCTCTGAGTCGCAAATGCTGTCAGTGAAAAGCTCATTCGATCTAATTATTGATACTGTTCCTTATAATCATGACGTTAACCCTTACCTTAAAACGCTAGCGCCCGATGGTGCGTTGGTATTAGTTGGTTTCTTCGGCGCTTTAGAGCCCACGGTACAAACAGCAGCACTTATCGCCAGAGGAAAAACTCTGACAGGCTCATTGATTGGTGGGCTTGAAGAAACGCAGCAAATGCTTGATTTTTGTGGTGAGCACAATGTGACCGCAGACATTGAGATGTTAGATATAAAAGACATTAACTTGGCATATGAAAGATTATTAAAATCAGACGTTAAATATCGCTTTGTGGTTGATATGAATTCTATTAAATAG
- a CDS encoding SDR family oxidoreductase has product MKKVLILGASGQIAKWVVSMLADNIDIKQTLLLRDANKLDYELPSNAQLVVGDVLNKKGLAKVIKGHDIVYANLAGEVDLQAKNIVAAMNDAQISRLIFINSLGIYQEVPGKFGQWNENEIGKYLGPYRQAADVIEGSSLNYTILRAAWLTDHDEVDYEITQRDEPFKGTVVSRKSVAALVTQIIESPATYSHENVGVNKPNSEGDKPVLDYELA; this is encoded by the coding sequence ATGAAGAAAGTTCTGATCTTAGGTGCAAGCGGGCAGATAGCTAAATGGGTCGTGTCTATGCTGGCTGATAATATTGACATTAAGCAAACTCTATTACTAAGAGATGCAAACAAACTCGATTATGAATTGCCAAGTAATGCACAGTTGGTTGTTGGAGATGTGCTGAATAAAAAAGGATTGGCGAAGGTAATTAAAGGGCATGACATTGTGTATGCAAACCTAGCTGGTGAAGTTGACTTGCAAGCAAAAAATATTGTGGCGGCAATGAATGATGCTCAAATAAGCCGTCTTATTTTTATAAATTCATTGGGTATTTATCAAGAAGTGCCCGGAAAATTTGGCCAATGGAATGAAAATGAAATTGGCAAGTATTTGGGGCCTTATCGTCAAGCTGCCGATGTAATTGAGGGATCTTCGCTCAACTACACTATTTTAAGAGCAGCTTGGCTGACTGATCATGATGAAGTTGATTATGAAATAACTCAACGTGATGAACCATTTAAAGGCACTGTGGTTTCGCGTAAAAGCGTTGCAGCATTAGTCACACAAATTATTGAATCGCCAGCAACTTATTCACACGAAAACGTAGGGGTTAATAAACCTAATTCAGAAGGTGATAAACCTGTACTTGATTACGAGCTAGCTTAG
- a CDS encoding alpha/beta hydrolase, translated as MKSVMIKNKFWDIAADIYYPPGFSEDKKYAAIISAHPIGSCKEQTSGEVYGAALAKAGFVVIAFDASYQGASGGEPRYIEDPTQRVEDFRVVTDYLVTLPYVDENRIGVLGICGGGGYAINAAMTERRIKVVGTVTGANYGRLMREGFSGFDPIAALEAMAAQRTAEARGEERRVDDLLPPSPEEAKRLGYEERDLFGATEYYRSDRGRKPNGVNRSLYSHQAAAVGWDAFHLAEVLLTQPLMVVVGDQVGAFGAYRDGCEIIGRAASKNKELVEVQGWSHYDLYDKPEPVGIALDKLIPFYQANL; from the coding sequence ATGAAAAGTGTAATGATAAAAAACAAATTCTGGGATATCGCTGCGGATATTTATTACCCACCTGGTTTTTCTGAAGATAAAAAATATGCCGCAATTATTAGCGCACACCCAATCGGTAGCTGTAAAGAGCAGACATCAGGTGAAGTATATGGAGCTGCATTAGCCAAAGCGGGCTTTGTAGTGATTGCATTTGATGCAAGCTATCAAGGCGCGAGTGGTGGTGAGCCGCGTTATATAGAAGATCCGACTCAGCGTGTTGAAGATTTCCGCGTCGTTACTGACTACCTAGTTACACTCCCTTATGTTGATGAAAACCGTATTGGTGTATTGGGTATTTGTGGTGGTGGCGGTTATGCCATCAATGCTGCAATGACTGAACGCCGCATCAAAGTAGTCGGAACTGTAACGGGTGCTAACTATGGTCGTTTAATGCGTGAAGGCTTCAGTGGTTTTGACCCAATTGCTGCTTTAGAAGCGATGGCAGCCCAACGTACAGCTGAAGCACGTGGTGAAGAGCGTCGAGTTGATGATCTTTTGCCTCCATCACCTGAAGAAGCTAAACGCTTGGGTTATGAAGAAAGAGATTTATTTGGTGCTACTGAATATTATCGTTCAGATCGTGGCCGTAAACCAAATGGTGTAAACCGTTCATTATATTCACATCAAGCTGCTGCAGTTGGCTGGGATGCATTTCATCTAGCTGAAGTTTTACTAACACAACCATTGATGGTGGTTGTAGGTGACCAAGTGGGGGCTTTTGGGGCATATCGAGATGGCTGCGAAATTATTGGTCGAGCGGCATCTAAAAACAAAGAGCTTGTCGAGGTTCAGGGTTGGTCTCATTACGACTTATACGATAAGCCTGAGCCGGTAGGTATTGCTCTAGATAAGTTAATTCCATTTTATCAAGCAAATCTGTAA
- a CDS encoding LysR family transcriptional regulator, protein MDPSLLPSLLWFVRIAQIKSFTKVAKEYGITRAALSQNLKSLEQKLDTTLIFRTTRDMSLTEEGQLLLDAISPAFGSIDRAVRNLGQAHDEPSGLLRINTPKVVANYLIEPHINEFLTRYPKLKIELVMDDGLANIIAEGCDAGIRLGESLAEHVVAIPITPMLEMSVVGTPEYFEQYGTPQSPADLVNHNCLGFRNATSHALYSWEFTSPEPNGRDLEVQPNGRLITNDDEGMIRAGLKGIGLIQHINFAVQKHIENGSLIRVLDQWCPPFTGFYLYVPSRENMPAKTRAFIDFLKEKRELLKSS, encoded by the coding sequence ATGGATCCTTCATTATTACCTTCACTATTATGGTTCGTTCGCATAGCGCAGATAAAAAGCTTTACCAAAGTCGCCAAAGAATATGGGATTACACGAGCGGCTTTATCACAAAACCTAAAAAGCCTTGAGCAAAAACTTGATACCACATTGATATTTAGAACAACCAGAGACATGTCACTTACTGAAGAAGGGCAACTGCTGTTAGACGCTATCTCCCCTGCTTTTGGGTCAATTGACCGCGCTGTTAGAAATTTAGGTCAAGCTCATGATGAGCCTTCTGGTTTATTGCGGATAAATACCCCTAAAGTTGTGGCAAACTACTTAATTGAGCCACATATCAATGAGTTTCTCACTCGTTATCCAAAGCTGAAAATCGAATTGGTTATGGATGATGGCTTAGCAAATATAATTGCAGAAGGGTGCGATGCAGGTATTCGATTAGGCGAATCACTGGCTGAACATGTTGTCGCAATTCCCATAACACCAATGCTTGAAATGTCAGTAGTGGGTACGCCCGAATATTTTGAACAATACGGCACACCACAATCACCTGCTGATTTAGTCAATCACAACTGCTTAGGATTCAGAAATGCAACCAGCCATGCATTATATTCTTGGGAGTTTACTTCCCCAGAGCCTAATGGCAGAGACTTAGAAGTTCAGCCAAATGGCAGGCTGATCACAAATGATGACGAAGGAATGATACGCGCAGGCTTAAAGGGGATAGGCTTAATTCAGCACATTAATTTTGCAGTCCAAAAGCACATTGAAAATGGCAGTCTTATTCGTGTTTTAGATCAGTGGTGCCCGCCTTTTACTGGCTTTTATCTTTATGTTCCATCAAGAGAAAACATGCCAGCAAAAACCCGAGCGTTTATCGACTTTCTAAAAGAAAAGAGGGAGCTGTTAAAATCTAGTTAG
- a CDS encoding HlyD family secretion protein, which produces MSNKFIFSSLRILLTISALVLAGITIWNLYIYYHFSPQTRDGKIRADIVQLAPDVSGRVEKVYVHDNQSVVKGTLLFSLDKARLSNEVDKAKATVMLSKATLLSAQRELERYNRLSTAVSVQLRDDKRDAVALASANMERSLAELALSELNLNRADVYSPVDGVVTNFSLRPGSFAKAGSPIMALIDQKSFYVSGYFEETKLSRISNGAKATIFVMGEKEPIYGHVEGLSAGISDSELSNTSDNMLANVNPTFSWIRLAQRIPVRIKIDRIPPEFNLIAGRTVSVSLDETN; this is translated from the coding sequence ATGAGCAACAAGTTTATTTTTTCAAGCCTAAGAATATTACTCACTATTAGTGCGCTGGTGTTAGCTGGTATCACTATATGGAACCTCTATATTTACTATCATTTTTCGCCGCAAACGCGAGATGGCAAGATAAGAGCTGACATAGTCCAATTAGCTCCAGATGTATCTGGACGAGTTGAAAAAGTATATGTCCATGATAATCAATCTGTAGTCAAAGGCACGCTTTTATTTAGCTTAGATAAGGCACGTTTATCAAATGAAGTTGATAAGGCTAAGGCAACTGTTATGTTATCGAAAGCAACTTTACTTTCAGCCCAAAGAGAACTTGAGAGATATAACCGTTTAAGCACTGCAGTTTCAGTGCAATTACGTGATGACAAGCGTGATGCTGTTGCATTAGCAAGTGCTAATATGGAGCGGTCGTTAGCTGAGTTAGCACTTTCAGAATTAAACCTAAATCGAGCAGATGTATATTCACCCGTTGATGGTGTGGTAACTAACTTTTCACTGAGGCCAGGTTCTTTTGCAAAAGCGGGTTCTCCGATTATGGCTCTTATTGATCAAAAGAGTTTCTACGTTTCAGGTTACTTTGAAGAGACAAAGCTAAGTCGAATTAGTAATGGAGCAAAAGCAACAATTTTTGTTATGGGTGAAAAAGAACCAATTTATGGACATGTTGAAGGTTTGTCAGCAGGTATTAGTGACAGCGAGCTTTCTAACACCTCAGACAATATGTTAGCAAATGTTAACCCTACGTTTAGCTGGATCCGACTAGCACAACGAATTCCTGTTAGGATAAAAATAGACCGTATTCCACCAGAGTTTAACTTAATAGCTGGAAGAACGGTATCTGTCTCGTTGGATGAAACTAACTAG
- a CDS encoding DUF1656 domain-containing protein encodes MPNEIDIFGIYVSPMLICIISAFLLRIFLSRVMQRIGIYKLISHKPIFDTAIFISLVGIIFNLFVGISAQKGGFLL; translated from the coding sequence ATGCCTAATGAAATCGATATTTTTGGTATTTATGTCTCTCCAATGCTGATTTGTATAATTTCTGCATTTCTACTACGAATTTTTTTATCAAGGGTAATGCAGCGTATTGGTATTTATAAACTTATATCCCACAAACCTATCTTTGATACAGCAATATTTATCTCACTGGTCGGTATTATTTTTAACCTATTTGTTGGTATATCAGCGCAAAAAGGAGGTTTTTTATTATGA
- a CDS encoding FUSC family protein: protein MYGTTKSQVAYAVKIYISAMLAYFFAVEIGLSNPYWSIVTCVVLANPLSGLLYARAIYRLIGTLIAGALSLLLSALFINEPILLISLTGLISALILTMSFADRTPKAYSFQLAGVTMMLVLIAYMGQPSTMFPMVTSRVLEICIGILAIMFVDSFWQPGSSLATLRARKDNWINDLTKWREDSFLALSDHSVDQDRIKLLNDVSSLSQSVSTMKYDFSIDKQTRQALIALQKSIIRLIPRIAAIAHAMTGLSKETHAKILKPQNRLLLNSTEQSLNFSKIPTSVYIQASPWEKMILKQLEQLLLQHKDDWLELMKLNQLVDGHSVNKETINSAMKAKALPLIRDTGLMVRMFAGISLTYSILCSIWYFTGWMQGPNLVLLGVVAIGFFGAADEPGTTIKQFGRFTFISVLMAFFLSYVLLPLANNYAGFLIVMAMYMLPIGLWASKNPLALLALALSLSTINLQSHYTPFNIDYFLENAIASLVGVHVAFVAASAFRRWGAQNAIEQLIKREKKDALSLHYRFNEPAVQKYATRALDRMALQATRLEVSIEKTNFIVLAGICANVYAARLRQATSESSELQFIKPLLLLLTKYDRQDDTTTSALIKQIDLSLQISHEQGLSDVQRLLTGLRLAMFPHSPNWKLTHA, encoded by the coding sequence ATGTATGGTACAACTAAAAGTCAAGTAGCATATGCTGTAAAAATTTATATATCAGCAATGCTCGCTTATTTTTTTGCTGTAGAAATCGGTTTGTCTAATCCTTATTGGTCAATAGTTACCTGCGTTGTACTTGCAAATCCATTATCTGGTTTACTTTATGCGAGAGCAATTTATCGCTTAATAGGTACTCTTATCGCAGGTGCTTTATCGCTATTATTGTCTGCCTTATTTATCAATGAACCTATTTTACTTATCTCATTAACAGGATTGATCTCAGCATTAATACTCACAATGTCTTTTGCAGACAGAACACCTAAAGCTTATAGCTTTCAGCTCGCAGGTGTCACGATGATGTTAGTTCTCATTGCGTATATGGGTCAACCTTCAACTATGTTCCCAATGGTCACATCAAGGGTTTTAGAAATATGTATCGGTATCTTAGCAATAATGTTTGTAGATTCATTCTGGCAGCCTGGTTCATCGTTAGCGACTTTAAGAGCTCGAAAAGACAATTGGATTAATGATCTTACAAAATGGAGAGAAGACAGTTTTCTTGCTCTGTCGGATCATAGCGTAGACCAAGATAGAATAAAGTTGTTGAATGATGTGTCATCCCTTTCTCAGTCAGTCTCCACGATGAAATATGACTTCTCTATTGATAAACAAACAAGACAAGCTTTAATAGCATTACAAAAAAGTATTATAAGATTGATCCCACGTATCGCCGCGATTGCTCATGCAATGACAGGGTTATCGAAAGAAACCCATGCAAAGATACTAAAACCTCAAAACAGGCTTTTATTAAACTCTACCGAGCAGAGCCTTAATTTTTCAAAAATCCCAACATCAGTGTACATACAAGCATCCCCTTGGGAGAAAATGATTCTAAAGCAACTAGAGCAGCTACTTTTGCAACACAAAGATGATTGGTTAGAGTTGATGAAATTGAATCAATTAGTAGATGGTCATTCAGTAAATAAAGAAACAATAAACTCAGCTATGAAAGCTAAAGCATTGCCTCTAATTCGAGATACTGGATTAATGGTAAGAATGTTTGCTGGTATTTCGCTGACATACTCAATTCTCTGTTCCATCTGGTATTTTACTGGCTGGATGCAAGGCCCAAATTTAGTGCTTCTCGGTGTAGTTGCTATAGGTTTCTTCGGAGCGGCTGATGAGCCAGGAACCACAATAAAACAGTTTGGGCGTTTTACTTTTATTTCAGTTTTAATGGCATTTTTTCTTAGTTATGTTTTATTACCTTTAGCTAATAACTACGCGGGTTTTTTAATAGTTATGGCTATGTACATGTTGCCTATAGGTCTTTGGGCATCTAAAAATCCATTAGCTCTTTTGGCTTTAGCACTTAGTCTTAGCACTATTAACCTTCAGAGTCACTATACTCCATTCAATATTGATTACTTTTTAGAAAATGCAATAGCATCTCTTGTTGGTGTTCACGTTGCATTTGTAGCTGCTTCTGCATTTCGCCGGTGGGGAGCACAAAATGCAATTGAGCAACTAATAAAACGCGAAAAGAAAGATGCGCTGAGCCTTCATTATCGATTTAATGAACCTGCCGTGCAAAAATATGCAACTCGTGCTTTAGATAGAATGGCGTTACAAGCTACAAGACTAGAGGTTTCTATCGAGAAAACAAATTTTATTGTTCTTGCGGGCATTTGCGCTAACGTTTATGCCGCTCGATTACGTCAAGCTACATCTGAAAGCTCTGAATTACAGTTTATAAAGCCATTGCTATTGTTATTGACCAAGTACGATAGACAAGATGATACAACTACTTCTGCTCTGATAAAACAAATTGACTTGAGCCTACAAATCTCTCACGAACAAGGTTTATCAGATGTTCAACGACTATTAACTGGACTGCGGTTAGCAATGTTTCCGCACTCACCAAATTGGAAACTAACACATGCCTAA
- a CDS encoding MarR family winged helix-turn-helix transcriptional regulator has protein sequence MLNKTKLLHELTSSLQPVQRAWKRAVGKVIADYGISMSLTTVIVLIHRNSQGMNQKLLADEMGINPGALVRLVDQASSEAYIERRCEPGDRRSKILHILPKGKKLAVEIEQLADELRLELMKDVEPELIHKVSEVLRLFEKRANEYTNSAEN, from the coding sequence ATGTTAAATAAAACCAAATTATTACATGAATTGACAAGCAGCTTACAACCTGTTCAGCGAGCTTGGAAAAGAGCTGTAGGTAAAGTAATTGCAGATTATGGAATCTCGATGTCACTTACTACAGTTATAGTTTTAATTCACCGAAACTCACAGGGGATGAATCAGAAGCTGCTGGCTGATGAAATGGGTATTAATCCTGGCGCATTGGTAAGATTAGTAGATCAAGCTTCATCTGAAGCATACATCGAACGTCGATGTGAGCCTGGGGATAGAAGATCAAAAATCCTACATATTTTACCAAAGGGTAAGAAGCTAGCAGTTGAAATTGAGCAGCTGGCGGACGAGCTACGATTAGAATTGATGAAGGATGTTGAGCCTGAATTAATTCATAAAGTTTCTGAAGTACTGCGTTTGTTTGAAAAACGCGCCAATGAATATACAAACAGCGCTGAAAATTAA